GCTTCACTTTTCGGTTTGGAAGTTATGGCTCCGAAAAGCGAGATTTTGTGTTTTTCCAGAAGATCCAATGTCCTTTGCGGAAGCGGATTTCCTTCTTTACACCAGAATTCCCAGCCGATATCTGCATGCACATATTCAGCTTCGAATCCAACAGCATCGAGCACGCGAAGTGCTTCTTCTAAAACTGTTTTTCCAATGCCGTCTCCGGGCATGGTTACGATTATTCTTTTACTCATAGTTTCTTCTCCTATATATAGTATTTGATTTTATTCCTTCACCTGCTTAACAACATCGATTACAGTTCCATCCACCCATTTGATGGCAGCGATGACTTTTTCCTCAAACTCCACTGCTTTTGGTTTTCCGCAAATTCGCTCTGCTTCTTCTTTCAATTCCTGAATTGTTTTGATCGGCAGTTTGGAATCTTTCAATTTTTCTATGAGGTCTGTTCTTCTCGGATTGATCGCAATTCCTCTTTCTGTAACAATAATATCGATTAATTCTCCCGGACCGCAAATAGTTGTTACTTCATCGCGGATAACCGGAATTCTGTCTCTAAATAATGGAATTGGAAGGATCACATTTTTACTGAACAGACAATTCTGCCAGCCGCCGATTCCATGAAGCAAATAACCATCGGAATGAGTAACAACATTGGCATTAAA
This genomic interval from Candidatus Cloacimonadota bacterium contains the following:
- a CDS encoding isocitrate/isopropylmalate dehydrogenase family protein, whose translation is MSKRIIVTMPGDGIGKTVLEEALRVLDAVGFEAEYVHADIGWEFWCKEGNPLPQRTLDLLEKHKISLFGAITSKPKSEA